The Pseudodesulfovibrio sp. zrk46 genome contains a region encoding:
- a CDS encoding phage regulatory CII family protein, producing MFEKDLTKKMQDIVLEGRVPAKDVCRVIKKPYSTLLRELNPFDNHAKLGAETMFDIVKATHNVSILEFMARELGYTLMPLDGVESSSKPKRASGTSERVRRQAATM from the coding sequence ATGTTTGAAAAGGATCTGACCAAAAAGATGCAGGACATCGTTTTGGAAGGCAGAGTGCCGGCAAAAGACGTTTGCCGTGTTATCAAGAAGCCGTATTCCACACTGCTTCGTGAACTCAACCCGTTCGACAACCACGCCAAGCTTGGTGCGGAGACCATGTTCGACATCGTGAAGGCGACGCACAACGTCTCCATTCTCGAATTCATGGCCCGCGAACTCGGCTATACGCTGATGCCGCTGGATGGAGTGGAGTCCTCCAGCAAGCCGAAGCGTGCGTCCGGCACTTCCGAACGCGTGCGCCGCCAAGCTGCGACCATGTAG
- a CDS encoding rhodanese-like domain-containing protein yields the protein MVHVRSMLCIALAAILMALPAMASEGDSYPLRAFYPEVPYITTEQLLDDYFSTRVVDIRSRFEYDVARINRAFLLPLNDPAFPEKLERLRPKDDPTPLIFYCNGHTCAKSYQAAQLAISLGFTDVYVYDGGIFDWILAAPDKATLMGETPARPNRIISDRQFNERLHDYTTFAKEAEAGNSIVIDIRDPFQREDVPKLPHIRNIPLDSLMELVVSRIWTEKKLLFFDAVGKQVRWLQYFLESYGYFDYAFLDGGILSIADQEDKLKPTIETNRSISSNQGMLLTITNDERLNNSDRKALSFLLANVKFNNYIVVSLKKIDAAGISKPLILGSIRKLSKLGYAMHQVIQDTLIVQMDPRLAWKGTTNTKAWKDTVKEFSEAVGK from the coding sequence ATGGTTCACGTCCGCAGCATGTTGTGTATAGCCCTTGCGGCTATACTGATGGCTCTTCCGGCAATGGCAAGCGAAGGGGACTCCTACCCCTTGCGCGCCTTTTACCCGGAGGTACCGTACATCACCACGGAGCAACTGCTGGACGACTACTTCTCCACTCGCGTGGTGGATATCCGGTCCCGGTTTGAGTACGACGTGGCCCGTATCAACAGGGCCTTCCTGCTCCCGCTCAATGATCCGGCCTTTCCAGAGAAACTGGAGCGCCTCCGTCCCAAGGACGACCCCACCCCGCTCATTTTCTACTGCAATGGGCACACCTGCGCCAAAAGCTATCAGGCAGCACAGCTCGCCATCTCTCTGGGCTTCACCGATGTTTATGTATACGACGGCGGCATCTTCGACTGGATTCTCGCCGCTCCCGACAAAGCGACGCTCATGGGCGAGACTCCGGCCCGGCCCAACCGAATCATTTCGGACCGCCAGTTCAACGAGCGGCTCCATGATTACACGACCTTTGCCAAAGAAGCAGAAGCAGGGAATTCCATAGTCATAGATATCCGCGACCCGTTCCAGCGCGAGGATGTTCCGAAGCTCCCGCATATCCGAAACATACCCTTGGATTCCCTGATGGAGCTGGTCGTTTCCCGCATCTGGACCGAAAAGAAGCTGCTGTTCTTTGACGCTGTGGGCAAGCAGGTTCGCTGGCTCCAATATTTCCTCGAGAGCTACGGCTACTTTGACTACGCGTTTCTGGATGGAGGCATCCTGTCCATCGCCGATCAGGAAGACAAGCTCAAACCCACCATAGAGACCAACCGTTCCATCTCCAGCAATCAGGGAATGCTGCTGACCATCACCAATGACGAGCGACTGAACAACAGCGATCGAAAGGCTCTCAGTTTCCTGCTGGCCAACGTCAAGTTCAACAACTACATCGTGGTGAGCCTCAAGAAAATCGATGCGGCAGGCATCAGCAAGCCGCTGATTCTCGGCTCCATCCGCAAGCTCTCCAAACTGGGCTACGCAATGCATCAGGTCATACAGGATACGCTGATAGTTCAGATGGACCCCCGACTGGCATGGAAAGGGACAACGAACACCAAGGCATGGAAAGATACCGTGAAAGAATTCAGCGAAGCGGTCGGGAAATAG
- a CDS encoding FmdE family protein: MKCNISPERIDQTIAFHGHSCPGLAIGIRAAELAYHLLGDPADGEFVAVSETDMCGVDAIQFLTGCTYGKGNFIHRDYGKKAFSFFDRKAGKGFRAVLTDNAKPVPDQDKRAAMLEYFMTADLDELFSISWLDCPPPRPAQILESLVCDHCGETTMESRTRRYAGKTCCIPCFDKVEQKI; this comes from the coding sequence ATGAAGTGTAATATTTCCCCGGAACGCATCGATCAGACAATTGCCTTTCACGGTCACTCCTGTCCCGGACTTGCCATCGGTATCCGTGCCGCCGAGCTTGCATATCACCTGCTTGGCGACCCTGCCGATGGCGAGTTCGTGGCAGTCTCCGAGACTGACATGTGTGGTGTGGACGCCATTCAATTTCTGACAGGTTGTACCTACGGCAAAGGCAACTTCATCCATCGCGATTATGGCAAGAAGGCCTTCTCCTTCTTTGATCGCAAAGCCGGAAAAGGGTTCCGTGCCGTGCTTACGGATAACGCCAAGCCTGTCCCGGATCAGGACAAGCGCGCCGCCATGCTCGAATATTTCATGACGGCTGATCTCGACGAGTTGTTCAGCATCTCATGGTTGGATTGCCCACCGCCCCGTCCCGCCCAGATTCTCGAAAGTCTTGTCTGTGATCATTGCGGCGAGACAACCATGGAGTCCCGGACCAGGCGCTATGCGGGCAAGACCTGCTGCATCCCGTGTTTCGATAAGGTGGAGCAGAAGATTTAG
- a CDS encoding class II fructose-bisphosphate aldolase, producing MSQDTFRKALAVGRPPNVVQNFPGSQALIVSGKVIDRAMIEKGQAMTIAANGRNLFIIEGALKAAQRANAAIIIEIARSEATYCPTTLWNIARRVDYICNKHNITIPVAVHADHYFMKKWEDVPEAKAEIPSLFDTGITSIAIDASHMTDDLNMLANIEVASVIPTWAGYETEIGEIKGEFGLSTPVEAKFLCQGLNAHGICPDWIALNNGTTHGIEASGEGIQVDLTADIHAALAPYGTSGAQHGTSGNDSERLRQIAAKTSTTKANVATALQMIAWGVRVNDFGNAIMTEDGRFDKVAGEGLSDALWNEMVEYADANGITGGNYKKLNLPFERRWQGQDAATRERMSAAVEDFVHHLLVDVFNADGTADIAMDLILKANSYDLGPKVEKFEDAAEWTEEKIKAKAAAIDTDKGPEGDFDD from the coding sequence ATGTCCCAAGATACATTTCGTAAAGCACTTGCTGTCGGCCGCCCGCCGAACGTTGTCCAGAACTTCCCCGGCTCCCAGGCGCTGATCGTCAGCGGTAAGGTCATCGACCGTGCCATGATCGAAAAAGGCCAGGCAATGACCATTGCAGCCAACGGCCGTAACCTTTTCATCATCGAGGGCGCTCTCAAGGCTGCCCAGCGCGCCAATGCCGCCATCATCATTGAAATCGCACGCAGCGAGGCAACTTACTGCCCCACAACCCTGTGGAACATCGCCCGCCGCGTGGATTACATCTGCAACAAGCACAACATCACCATTCCGGTTGCCGTGCATGCAGACCATTACTTCATGAAGAAGTGGGAAGACGTTCCCGAGGCCAAGGCCGAAATCCCGTCCCTTTTCGACACCGGCATCACTTCCATTGCCATTGATGCCTCCCACATGACCGACGACCTGAACATGCTCGCCAACATCGAAGTCGCTTCCGTGATCCCCACCTGGGCCGGTTACGAGACTGAGATCGGTGAGATCAAGGGTGAGTTCGGCCTGTCCACCCCGGTGGAAGCCAAATTCCTCTGCCAAGGTCTGAACGCCCACGGCATCTGCCCTGACTGGATCGCCCTGAACAACGGCACCACTCACGGCATCGAGGCTTCCGGTGAAGGCATCCAGGTTGACCTGACCGCTGACATCCACGCCGCTCTGGCTCCTTACGGAACCTCCGGCGCTCAGCACGGCACCTCCGGTAACGACTCCGAACGCCTGCGTCAGATCGCTGCCAAGACCAGCACTACCAAGGCCAACGTTGCCACTGCTTTGCAGATGATCGCTTGGGGCGTACGCGTCAACGACTTCGGCAACGCCATCATGACCGAAGACGGTCGCTTCGATAAGGTTGCCGGCGAAGGTCTGTCCGACGCTCTCTGGAACGAGATGGTCGAGTACGCCGACGCCAACGGCATCACCGGTGGCAACTACAAGAAGCTCAACCTGCCCTTCGAGCGCCGCTGGCAGGGTCAGGACGCCGCCACCCGCGAACGCATGTCCGCTGCGGTTGAAGATTTCGTTCACCACCTGCTGGTTGACGTCTTCAATGCGGATGGCACTGCTGACATCGCCATGGACCTCATCCTCAAGGCCAACTCCTATGACCTCGGCCCCAAGGTTGAGAAGTTTGAAGACGCCGCTGAGTGGACCGAGGAAAAGATCAAGGCCAAGGCTGCCGCCATTGACACCGATAAGGGCCCTGAGGGTGACTTTGACGACTAG
- a CDS encoding phage regulatory CII family protein produces the protein MFEKNVTKVVQDCILDSGIQAKIVAEKINKPYSTLMREINPFDASAKLGAETLLEIMKVTSDVRPLQFMATEMGYSLDRGHA, from the coding sequence ATGTTTGAGAAGAACGTGACCAAGGTGGTTCAGGACTGCATCCTCGATAGCGGCATTCAGGCCAAGATCGTAGCTGAGAAGATCAACAAGCCATACTCTACCCTGATGCGCGAAATCAATCCCTTCGACGCCAGCGCCAAGCTGGGTGCCGAAACCCTGCTGGAAATCATGAAGGTAACTTCTGACGTCCGCCCCCTCCAATTTATGGCCACTGAAATGGGTTACTCCCTGGACAGAGGCCACGCCTAA
- a CDS encoding STAS domain-containing protein, protein MNITQSEQGGKIVANVTGRLDAVTSSDFEKQSDEWASTEGGDVVLDFEGLEYISSAGLRSILTLAKKLKGNQRNIALCRLNGIVEEVFVMSGFTAMFPVFKTVDEAVAG, encoded by the coding sequence ATGAATATCACGCAATCGGAACAGGGCGGCAAGATCGTCGCCAATGTCACAGGCCGCCTCGATGCCGTCACCTCGAGCGACTTCGAAAAACAAAGTGACGAGTGGGCTTCCACCGAAGGCGGCGACGTGGTCCTCGACTTTGAGGGCCTTGAGTATATCAGCTCCGCAGGACTCCGCTCCATTTTGACCCTTGCCAAGAAGCTCAAGGGCAATCAGCGAAATATCGCCCTTTGCAGACTCAACGGCATTGTCGAAGAAGTCTTTGTCATGTCCGGATTCACCGCCATGTTTCCCGTCTTCAAGACCGTCGACGAAGCCGTGGCAGGCTAA
- a CDS encoding ABC transporter substrate-binding protein, protein MQHSKRIIPLLILVILLVAANVRAQEQTSIVLQWLPQAQFAGFYMAEDKGLYKEAGLEVEIYHGGPDILASEYLESGKADFATMFLSTGLMKRASLPIVNVGQFVQHSALMLVTLKSSNINSLDDLGGKKIGLWANEFQVQGRALFKRKGINVNIIPQSDSLDLFMRGGVQAASAMWYNEYHTLLNYGLEEDELRPFFYRDFDLDFPEDGIYCLESTADSKPEVVKALVEATARGWMYAFNHPDEAIESVMRRMTEARVPANRAHQRWMLARMENIIYGDDTKSMGILKQAEYERVKDTLIEMDFIDKAPLFPEFYRGPVR, encoded by the coding sequence ATGCAACACAGCAAACGAATCATCCCTCTCCTTATACTGGTCATTCTGCTGGTCGCCGCCAATGTCCGCGCCCAGGAACAGACTTCCATTGTCCTGCAGTGGTTGCCACAGGCGCAATTCGCCGGATTCTACATGGCCGAGGACAAGGGGCTCTACAAGGAAGCAGGGCTGGAAGTAGAAATCTACCATGGCGGTCCCGACATCCTTGCCAGCGAATATCTGGAAAGCGGCAAGGCGGATTTCGCCACCATGTTCCTCTCCACGGGCCTCATGAAACGTGCCTCCCTGCCCATCGTCAACGTCGGTCAGTTCGTTCAGCACTCGGCCCTCATGCTCGTCACGCTCAAAAGCTCCAATATCAACTCTCTCGACGATCTCGGCGGCAAAAAGATAGGCCTCTGGGCCAATGAATTTCAGGTGCAGGGACGTGCTCTGTTCAAAAGAAAGGGCATCAACGTCAATATCATCCCACAGTCCGACTCGCTGGACCTTTTCATGCGTGGTGGCGTTCAGGCAGCATCCGCCATGTGGTACAATGAATACCACACCCTCCTGAACTACGGTTTGGAAGAGGATGAACTGCGCCCATTCTTTTACCGGGACTTTGATCTCGATTTCCCTGAAGACGGTATCTACTGCCTGGAATCGACAGCCGACAGCAAGCCCGAAGTGGTCAAGGCTCTGGTCGAAGCCACAGCCCGCGGCTGGATGTACGCGTTCAATCATCCGGATGAAGCCATCGAAAGCGTAATGCGCCGCATGACAGAGGCGCGGGTCCCGGCCAACAGGGCCCACCAGCGTTGGATGCTGGCCCGCATGGAAAACATCATCTACGGCGACGACACCAAGTCCATGGGAATCCTGAAGCAGGCTGAATACGAACGGGTTAAGGACACGCTTATCGAGATGGACTTCATAGATAAGGCCCCACTATTTCCCGAATTCTACAGGGGGCCGGTCCGATGA
- a CDS encoding ATP-binding protein — translation MPVYTTTADLAMLPGIRDYVLAHAREAGLTTPMEPRLDLVLEEILVNVAKYAYNGDSGNVDVDCAVTDNTFCVTVRDRGVPFNPLEGDTPEFSTDVDERRIGGVGILLVTHMADRCSYERVDDTNELTFCFAL, via the coding sequence ATGCCGGTCTATACCACCACGGCAGACCTGGCCATGCTGCCAGGAATTCGAGACTACGTTCTCGCCCACGCTCGCGAGGCCGGACTGACGACGCCCATGGAGCCTCGCCTCGACCTCGTGCTGGAGGAGATCCTCGTCAACGTTGCCAAGTACGCCTACAATGGCGACTCCGGGAACGTGGACGTGGACTGTGCCGTCACGGACAACACATTTTGCGTCACTGTTCGTGATCGCGGCGTACCATTCAACCCGCTCGAAGGAGACACGCCTGAGTTCTCCACCGATGTGGACGAACGCCGCATCGGCGGCGTAGGCATCCTGCTTGTCACCCACATGGCCGACAGATGCTCCTACGAACGCGTCGACGACACCAACGAGCTGACCTTCTGCTTCGCACTGTAG
- a CDS encoding SpoIIE family protein phosphatase — protein sequence MKRHGLAVKLILAILGCALVILCAILAYNYWYSRGIILRQAQAHSQSVAHETTSQIDAVLSGVQKIAKNIAFSLEDATLTQEEILDLNRRVLANNPEIYAMAIAFEPYFLDKTKLYFAPYHYRSGGRIGFNMLGSPQYRYFYMDWYQLPKELERAIWTEPYNDEGGGNVLMATYSVPFYRTINGEKVFAGVVTADISLEWLQKKIASIKLFDTGYAFLLSRYGTIVTHPESDLIMNQTIFSLAEEAGSSQLRKIGRDMVEGKQDFVLLDTSYNQQERYLYYTGLENGGWSLGLVFPKSEMLADVHNLSKTMALIGFVGFAALAFIVIIIARRVTQPITELSASALEIASGNLDLKLPDIATKDEVGDLADSFRTMKTSLKEYISNLTTTTAAKERIESELRIAREIQMGILPKLFPAFPEREEFEVYASIEPAKEVGGDLYDFFFVDDKHFCFLVGDVSGKGVPAAFFMAVTKTLLKVVSERGLDPGEVLTKVNADLAEENESCMFVTLFLAITNIESGETRYANAGHNPPVYIPSGGSPEWIPPLGEPVAGIMDTMEYSTATMTMNPGDIIFIYTDGVTEAMDPDQNLFSEDRLMSLLNNQENHQAPALIKTIDESIKVFAQGAEQSDDITMLAMQFMGEADK from the coding sequence ATGAAACGCCACGGTCTCGCAGTTAAACTTATCCTCGCAATCCTCGGTTGCGCCCTCGTCATTCTGTGCGCCATCCTGGCATACAACTACTGGTACTCTCGCGGCATCATCCTGCGACAGGCTCAGGCACACTCACAAAGCGTCGCCCACGAGACCACCAGCCAGATCGACGCAGTTCTTTCCGGTGTACAAAAGATCGCCAAGAACATCGCCTTCTCGCTTGAGGACGCAACCCTCACCCAAGAAGAGATCCTCGACCTCAACCGTCGAGTGCTGGCCAACAACCCGGAAATCTACGCCATGGCCATCGCCTTTGAGCCGTATTTCCTCGATAAGACCAAGCTCTATTTCGCCCCGTATCACTATCGCTCCGGCGGCCGCATTGGTTTCAACATGTTGGGCAGCCCCCAGTATCGCTATTTCTACATGGACTGGTATCAACTGCCCAAGGAGCTGGAGCGGGCCATCTGGACAGAGCCCTACAACGACGAAGGTGGCGGCAACGTGCTCATGGCCACCTATTCCGTGCCCTTCTACCGCACCATAAACGGCGAGAAAGTCTTCGCAGGTGTTGTCACCGCTGACATCTCCCTTGAATGGCTCCAGAAGAAAATCGCGTCCATCAAGCTGTTCGACACCGGATACGCATTTCTCCTTTCCCGGTACGGGACCATCGTCACGCACCCAGAGTCCGACCTGATCATGAACCAGACGATCTTCTCTCTTGCCGAGGAGGCAGGAAGCAGCCAGCTCAGGAAGATCGGTCGCGACATGGTGGAGGGCAAACAGGACTTCGTGCTTCTGGACACCTCCTACAATCAACAGGAACGATATCTTTACTACACAGGCCTGGAAAACGGCGGCTGGTCACTGGGACTCGTCTTCCCCAAAAGCGAAATGCTGGCGGACGTCCACAACCTGTCCAAAACCATGGCACTTATCGGATTTGTAGGATTTGCCGCCCTTGCTTTCATCGTCATCATCATTGCCCGGCGCGTAACCCAGCCCATCACCGAATTATCCGCTTCTGCGCTGGAAATCGCTTCCGGCAATCTGGATCTCAAGCTCCCGGATATCGCCACCAAGGATGAAGTGGGCGATCTGGCCGATTCCTTCCGCACCATGAAGACCTCGCTCAAGGAGTACATCTCCAACCTGACCACCACCACGGCGGCCAAGGAGCGTATTGAGTCGGAGCTTCGCATTGCCCGTGAGATCCAGATGGGCATCCTGCCCAAGCTCTTCCCGGCCTTCCCGGAACGCGAGGAGTTCGAGGTGTACGCCTCCATCGAGCCGGCCAAGGAAGTGGGCGGCGATCTCTACGACTTCTTCTTTGTGGACGACAAGCACTTCTGCTTCCTCGTGGGTGACGTATCCGGCAAGGGCGTACCTGCGGCCTTCTTCATGGCCGTGACCAAAACCTTGCTCAAGGTCGTGTCCGAGCGCGGCCTTGATCCCGGCGAGGTGCTGACCAAGGTCAACGCGGACCTGGCAGAGGAAAACGAATCATGCATGTTCGTGACCCTTTTCCTGGCCATCACCAACATCGAGTCAGGCGAGACCCGCTACGCCAACGCAGGTCACAACCCGCCCGTATACATTCCCAGCGGCGGCAGCCCAGAGTGGATTCCGCCCCTTGGCGAGCCCGTGGCTGGCATCATGGATACCATGGAGTACTCCACCGCTACCATGACCATGAATCCCGGCGACATCATCTTCATCTATACGGATGGCGTCACCGAGGCCATGGACCCGGACCAAAACCTCTTCTCAGAAGACCGCCTCATGTCACTGCTGAACAATCAGGAGAATCATCAGGCGCCCGCCCTTATCAAGACCATTGACGAATCCATCAAGGTCTTTGCCCAAGGCGCGGAACAATCAGACGACATAACCATGCTGGCCATGCAGTTCATGGGCGAAGCAGACAAGTAA
- a CDS encoding ATP-binding protein yields the protein MNKDQKPRRRASDVLGRKAALVQTATTTVVVLLFSAAIIIFNAYRLNRQVEHRLDGIALLGETSLASAVWQVDHASARDFIDAVLRDESVVFAQVVTGRETMASKAKPRFAGRSFQSFEKDSDFRTRTVEIRKYGEWIGTFNIASNTATYRHDLLVNALGTLALGMALILAISQTTLFFSRKRIFGPLKQLEESAISIADGELEAPINTNLPGELGTLARAIDDMRESVRHLIQDLREANTRLADHKNALENTVKTRTDELKQKNISLNQALEEVRTAQKSAEVANLAKSRFLASMSHEIRTPMNAILGMADILWETELTKDQAKYVQVFRTAGESLLEILDDILDLSKIEAGHLTLESTSFSLSETVDKACNVVEPKAQQKGLEFSCFITPDVPDRLEGDPTRLRQILLNLLGNALKFTDSGTIHLLVEKTPNTTGRDVLIQFSVMDTGPGIPPDKLSSIFESFTQADSSTTRKFGGTGLGLAISKQLVQMMGGRIWAESSVGNGSTFLFTACFTPLSISAPSVSKTVAVTRAPELPTLNILMMEDSKYNAFVIQTYLQNSPCTLTVAENGEAGLELFHENQYDVVLMDIQMPEMDGYQATRAIRKWEAAQNLPPTPIIAMTAFAHPEDTEKCLAAGANDHVAKPVKKSTLFDRLRAITQPDNTSEQTADPVQGSTPEQEAPTASLAPEDLRQTILAAFAAVDQKDIPTLLEKANTLSQQGEMLNLETVSGYGDALKNAVDNGNDPEHVQQILKVLSEYIERLDSV from the coding sequence ATGAACAAGGATCAGAAGCCCAGACGAAGAGCCTCAGACGTTCTGGGCAGGAAAGCAGCACTCGTACAGACGGCCACAACCACCGTCGTCGTACTCCTGTTTTCCGCCGCCATTATCATATTCAATGCCTACCGCCTCAACAGGCAGGTAGAGCATCGTCTCGACGGCATCGCCCTGCTGGGCGAGACCAGCCTGGCCTCGGCAGTATGGCAGGTGGACCACGCCTCGGCTCGCGACTTCATTGATGCCGTACTTCGAGACGAATCCGTGGTCTTCGCACAGGTTGTCACCGGCCGGGAAACCATGGCCTCCAAGGCCAAACCCCGGTTCGCAGGCCGCTCGTTCCAGTCCTTTGAAAAAGACAGCGACTTCCGCACCCGCACAGTGGAGATCCGCAAGTACGGCGAATGGATCGGCACCTTCAATATTGCGTCCAATACCGCCACTTACCGACACGACCTGCTGGTCAACGCCTTGGGCACTCTCGCTCTCGGAATGGCGTTGATCCTTGCCATTTCGCAGACCACCCTGTTCTTTTCCCGCAAGCGCATCTTCGGACCACTCAAGCAGTTGGAAGAATCAGCCATCTCCATTGCCGACGGAGAACTTGAAGCTCCCATCAACACCAATCTCCCCGGTGAGCTGGGGACCCTTGCCCGCGCCATCGACGACATGCGCGAATCCGTTCGCCATCTCATTCAGGACCTGCGCGAGGCCAACACCCGGCTGGCGGATCACAAGAACGCGCTGGAAAACACGGTCAAGACACGCACTGACGAGCTCAAGCAAAAAAACATTTCCCTGAACCAAGCCTTGGAAGAGGTTCGCACGGCGCAAAAGTCCGCCGAAGTCGCCAACCTTGCCAAGAGCCGTTTTCTGGCCAGCATGAGTCACGAAATCCGTACGCCAATGAACGCCATCCTCGGCATGGCCGACATCCTGTGGGAGACAGAACTGACCAAGGACCAGGCCAAGTATGTTCAGGTCTTCCGCACCGCTGGCGAGAGTCTGCTGGAGATTCTGGACGACATCCTCGACCTGTCCAAGATCGAAGCAGGCCACCTGACTTTGGAGAGCACTAGCTTCAGCCTGTCCGAGACCGTGGATAAGGCATGCAACGTGGTGGAACCCAAGGCCCAGCAGAAGGGACTGGAATTCTCCTGCTTCATCACCCCGGATGTGCCGGACCGACTTGAAGGCGATCCCACCCGATTGCGCCAGATTCTGCTCAACCTGCTCGGCAACGCCCTGAAGTTTACTGACAGCGGCACCATTCACTTGTTGGTGGAGAAGACTCCCAACACCACCGGTCGCGACGTGCTGATCCAGTTCTCTGTCATGGACACAGGCCCGGGCATCCCTCCGGACAAGCTCTCTTCCATCTTTGAGTCATTCACCCAGGCAGACAGCTCCACCACCCGCAAGTTTGGCGGCACGGGCCTCGGCCTGGCCATCAGCAAACAGTTGGTGCAAATGATGGGTGGCCGCATATGGGCCGAAAGCTCCGTGGGCAATGGGAGCACCTTCCTGTTCACGGCCTGTTTCACTCCCCTCTCCATAAGTGCTCCCTCTGTGAGTAAAACCGTCGCCGTCACCAGGGCCCCCGAACTGCCGACGCTGAACATCCTCATGATGGAGGATTCCAAGTACAACGCCTTTGTCATCCAGACCTACCTGCAGAATTCACCCTGCACCCTGACGGTGGCAGAAAACGGTGAAGCGGGTTTGGAGCTGTTCCACGAGAACCAGTACGACGTTGTGCTCATGGACATTCAAATGCCGGAAATGGACGGCTATCAGGCCACCCGCGCCATCCGTAAGTGGGAGGCGGCCCAGAACTTGCCCCCGACGCCCATCATCGCCATGACCGCATTCGCCCACCCCGAAGACACGGAAAAGTGCCTTGCGGCAGGAGCTAACGACCACGTAGCCAAGCCTGTGAAGAAGAGCACCCTCTTCGACCGCCTTCGTGCCATTACGCAGCCTGACAACACCTCCGAACAAACGGCAGACCCTGTTCAGGGCTCAACACCAGAACAGGAGGCTCCCACAGCATCCTTGGCCCCCGAGGATTTGCGGCAAACGATATTGGCGGCATTTGCAGCCGTTGATCAAAAGGACATCCCTACCCTGCTGGAAAAGGCAAACACCTTGAGCCAACAGGGGGAGATGTTAAATCTCGAGACTGTCTCCGGCTACGGAGACGCGCTCAAGAATGCGGTGGACAACGGCAATGACCCGGAACATGTCCAGCAAATATTGAAGGTTCTTTCCGAATACATTGAACGATTAGACTCTGTGTAA
- a CDS encoding alpha/beta fold hydrolase, protein MTQATLIWCHGSLSQPWGDKSKALSEIAANAGLTLDAPDFQSMENPDDRVEFLVESLQDAPGPVILTGSSMGGYVAAAAAKQLDVAGLFLLAPAFYLPGYAIHVFSNLPETISVVHGWQDDVVDVDGSIRFSKQHRADLHILPDGHRLSESIPTIGTLFSHFLEKFTGQE, encoded by the coding sequence ATGACCCAAGCGACCCTGATCTGGTGCCACGGATCCCTCAGCCAGCCCTGGGGAGACAAGAGCAAGGCACTTTCCGAAATAGCTGCCAACGCTGGCCTCACCCTCGACGCCCCTGATTTCCAGTCCATGGAAAACCCGGATGACCGTGTGGAATTCCTCGTTGAATCACTGCAAGACGCTCCCGGGCCGGTCATTCTCACTGGCTCCAGCATGGGCGGTTACGTTGCCGCCGCTGCCGCCAAACAGCTTGATGTCGCAGGCCTGTTCCTGCTGGCGCCGGCCTTTTATTTGCCCGGCTACGCCATCCATGTCTTCTCCAACCTGCCTGAGACCATTTCCGTGGTTCACGGCTGGCAGGACGACGTGGTTGATGTGGACGGCTCCATCCGTTTTTCCAAGCAGCACCGTGCCGACCTGCACATCCTGCCTGATGGACACCGGTTGTCGGAGAGCATCCCAACCATCGGCACGCTGTTCAGTCACTTCCTCGAAAAATTCACAGGACAGGAATAG